The Methanohalophilus portucalensis genome window below encodes:
- a CDS encoding PAS domain-containing sensor histidine kinase: MEKDILIKENAVEKSINPIGFIDMDYKFIDVNNAFLNLWGYDDKRDVSGRTIFDFFKREKRTREIVQTLISEGRWEGEAKCVKKDGTEFPSLLSANLVLDKDDKTLGIMGSAMDITKYKEAENAIIDGKIAAENANKAKTEFLRNASHELRTPLNSIIGFSSILIDNRDSEPLTENQLKYIKIVLKNGDHLLKVFNDILSIADIDLRKTEIHTRPFNILEAIKDIEEALRPFADSKKIKLAFDVDPDLEIINGDREKLKQTLYNLTENAITFTPQNGSVSLTARKIKDYIEISIKDTGIGISQEDKSRLFLPFVQLDGSTTRKYDGLGLGLTIAQNFIEAHNGDIWVESEINKGSTFTFKIPTNLQLSEN; encoded by the coding sequence ATGGAAAAAGACATTTTAATAAAAGAAAACGCTGTCGAAAAATCAATCAATCCGATAGGTTTTATAGATATGGATTACAAATTTATTGATGTAAATAATGCTTTTCTTAATTTATGGGGATACGATGATAAAAGGGACGTTTCTGGAAGAACTATCTTTGATTTTTTCAAGAGGGAAAAAAGGACAAGAGAAATCGTACAAACTTTGATTTCAGAAGGAAGATGGGAGGGAGAAGCAAAATGTGTCAAAAAAGATGGGACAGAATTCCCTTCACTACTGTCAGCAAATTTAGTACTGGATAAGGACGATAAAACTCTTGGAATTATGGGATCTGCTATGGACATAACCAAATACAAAGAAGCAGAAAATGCAATAATAGACGGCAAAATTGCTGCAGAAAACGCCAATAAAGCAAAGACTGAGTTTTTAAGAAATGCAAGTCATGAACTCAGAACACCTTTAAATTCGATCATAGGCTTTTCCAGTATACTAATTGACAATCGTGATTCTGAACCATTAACTGAAAATCAATTGAAATATATCAAAATTGTACTTAAAAATGGTGACCATTTATTAAAGGTTTTTAATGACATTCTAAGTATAGCAGACATTGACCTGCGAAAAACAGAGATTCACACCCGACCATTCAATATATTGGAAGCGATAAAAGACATTGAAGAGGCCTTAAGGCCTTTTGCTGACTCAAAGAAAATTAAATTGGCATTTGATGTAGATCCGGATTTAGAAATCATAAATGGAGATAGGGAAAAGCTGAAACAAACATTATATAATCTTACTGAAAACGCCATTACTTTCACACCCCAAAATGGTTCTGTTTCGCTAACAGCAAGAAAAATAAAGGATTATATTGAAATTAGCATAAAGGATACAGGTATCGGCATATCCCAGGAAGATAAGAGCAGACTGTTTCTACCCTTTGTACAACTTGATGGTTCAACAACTCGCAAATATGATGGTTTGGGACTTGGGCTTACTATTGCACAAAACTTCATAGAAGCACATAATGGCGACATCTGGGTTGAAAGTGAAATTAATAAAGGCAGCACCTTTACTTTCAAGATCCCCACAAATCTCCAACTTTCAGAAAATTGA